The Equus quagga isolate Etosha38 chromosome 2, UCLA_HA_Equagga_1.0, whole genome shotgun sequence genome has a window encoding:
- the FOXB1 gene encoding forkhead box protein B1: MPRPGRNTYSDQKPPYSYISLTAMAIQSSPEKMLPLSEIYKFIMDRFPYYRENTQRWQNSLRHNLSFNDCFIKIPRRPDQPGKGSFWALHPSCGDMFENGSFLRRRKRFKVLKSDHLAPSKPADAAQYLQQQAKLRLSALAASGTHLPQMPAAAYNLGGVAQPSGFKHPFAIENIIAREYKMPGGLAFSAMQPVPAAYPLPNQLTTMGSSLGTGWPHVYGSAGMIDSATPISMASGDYSAYGVPLKPLCHAAGQTLPAIPVPIKPTPAAVPALPALPAPIPTLLSNSPPSLSPTSSQTATSQSSPATPSETLTSPASALHSVAVH, translated from the coding sequence ATGCCTCGGCCCGGCCGAAACACGTACAGCGACCAGAAGCCGCCCTACTCGTACATCTCGCTGACCGCTATGGCCATTCAGAGCTCGCCCGAGAAGATGCTGCCGCTGAGCGAGATCTACAAGTTCATCATGGACCGCTTCCCCTACTACCGGGAGAACACGCAGCGCTGGCAGAACAGCCTGCGCCACAACCTCTCCTTCAACGACTGCTTCATCAAGATCCCGCGGCGGCCAGACCAGCCGGGCAAGGGCAGCTTCTGGGCGCTGCACCCCAGCTGCGGGGACATGTTCGAGAACGGCAGCTTCCTGCGGCGCCGCAAGCGCTTCAAGGTGCTGAAGTCGGACCACCTGGCGCCCAGCAAGCCAGCCGACGCTGCGCAGTATCTGCAGCAGCAGGCCAAGCTGCGCCTCAGCGCGCTCGCGGCCTCTGGCACGCACCTGCCGCAGATGCCTGCTGCCGCCTACAACCTGGGCGGCGTGGCGCAGCCCTCGGGCTTCAAGCACCCTTTCGCCATCGAGAATATCATCGCGCGCGAGTACAAGATGCCTGGAGGGCTGGCCTTCTCCGCCATGCAGCCGGTGCCCGCCGCCTACCCGCTCCCCAACCAGTTGACTACCATGGGCAGCTCACTGGGCACTGGCTGGCCGCACGTGTACGGTTCCGCAGGCATGATCGATTCGGCCACCCCCATCTCCATGGCTAGTGGCGATTATAGCGCCTACGGTGTGCCGCTGAAGCCGCTGTGCCACGCAGCGGGCCAGACCCTGCCTGCCATCCCAGTGCCCATTAAGCCCACGCCGGCCGCAGTGCCCGCACTGCCCGCGCTGCCCGCGCCCATCCCCACCTTGCTCTCGAACTCGCCGCCCTCACTCAGCCCCACGTCCTCGCAAACAGCCACCAGCCAAAGCAGCCCCGCCACTCCCAGCGAAACGCTCACCAGCCCGGCCTCCGCCTTGCACTCGGTGGCGGTGCACTGA